The Candidatus Vesicomyosocius sp. SY067_SCS001 genome includes a window with the following:
- a CDS encoding DUF502 domain-containing protein, translating to MKRLRNYFISGLLFWIPLGLSIVVIKFFLELINNIVPFQYLPEALFDLNGTIPGSGIIWVILILLITGALVNNFIGRKLIQLWEKLLNKIPGFRSIYSALKQLSDTVLSPSGKSFKEAVLVEYPRKGMWTIAFRTSNYSGEVAKKIGQEMINIYVPTTPNPTSGFFIMLAKNDVIELDMSVDEAFKLVISTGVITPIQEGQIK from the coding sequence TTGAAACGCTTACGAAATTATTTTATCTCTGGTCTATTGTTTTGGATACCATTAGGCTTAAGTATTGTTGTTATTAAATTCTTTTTAGAGCTAATTAATAATATTGTCCCTTTTCAATATCTGCCAGAAGCTTTATTTGATTTAAATGGAACCATTCCTGGATCTGGTATTATTTGGGTTATTTTAATCCTATTGATAACAGGTGCATTAGTTAATAACTTTATTGGTCGTAAACTAATCCAACTTTGGGAAAAATTACTCAACAAGATTCCAGGTTTTAGAAGCATTTATAGTGCACTTAAACAACTTTCGGATACGGTACTTAGCCCTTCTGGTAAAAGCTTCAAAGAAGCAGTATTGGTTGAATATCCACGTAAAGGTATGTGGACTATCGCCTTTCGAACAAGCAACTATAGCGGCGAAGTGGCAAAAAAAATTGGACAAGAAATGATTAATATTTACGTACCCACTACACCCAACCCTACTTCTGGCTTTTTCATTATGCTAGCAAAAAATGATGTAATTGAACTTGACATGAGTGTTGATGAAGCATTTAAACTGGTTATTTCTACTGGCGTGATAACACCAATACAAGAAGGACAAATAAAATGA
- the nadA gene encoding quinolinate synthase NadA, protein MLSIQEKIKTALKAHNAILVAHYYVDAKLQTLAEETGGIVSDSLEMARFSQNSDADIIIVAGVKFMGETAKILSPEKTVLILDDKATCSLDEDCPIDAFSKFCDEHSNRTVVVYANTSAQVKAKADWVVTSGSALNVVKYLKDKGKKILWAPDKNLGNYVKNKTGVDMLLWQGACLVHERFKAKALIQLQNIYPEAATLVHPESPQEVVDLADVIGSTTTLINAVKNRKEQTFIVATDNGIFHKMHEVAPNKKLIEAPTMGESADCESCAHCQWMAMNTLDNCLDAIQNKTHEIIIDQSIVIQAKKSIHKLLNFTL, encoded by the coding sequence GTGTTGTCGATTCAAGAAAAAATTAAAACAGCACTAAAGGCTCATAATGCAATCTTAGTTGCACACTACTATGTGGATGCTAAATTGCAAACCTTAGCAGAAGAAACTGGGGGCATCGTCTCTGATTCATTAGAAATGGCACGCTTTAGCCAAAACAGTGATGCAGATATCATTATCGTTGCAGGAGTTAAATTTATGGGAGAAACTGCTAAAATCCTTTCTCCTGAAAAAACAGTACTCATTTTGGATGACAAAGCTACTTGTTCGTTAGATGAGGATTGTCCAATTGACGCATTTTCAAAATTTTGCGATGAACACTCTAATAGAACAGTTGTTGTCTACGCTAACACTTCAGCACAAGTCAAAGCAAAAGCTGATTGGGTAGTTACCTCAGGTAGTGCGCTTAATGTTGTCAAATATCTTAAAGATAAAGGTAAAAAAATCTTATGGGCACCTGATAAGAATTTAGGTAATTATGTCAAAAATAAAACAGGTGTTGACATGCTACTTTGGCAAGGTGCTTGTTTGGTACATGAACGTTTCAAAGCTAAAGCACTCATTCAATTACAAAATATATATCCAGAAGCCGCGACATTAGTTCATCCAGAGTCACCACAAGAAGTGGTGGATTTAGCAGATGTAATCGGTTCAACTACAACACTAATTAATGCAGTTAAAAATAGAAAAGAACAAACTTTTATTGTCGCAACTGACAATGGTATTTTCCATAAAATGCATGAAGTTGCACCGAATAAGAAACTAATAGAAGCTCCTACTATGGGCGAAAGTGCAGATTGTGAATCATGCGCACATTGTCAGTGGATGGCAATGAATACCCTAGATAATTGCCTTGATGCTATTCAAAATAAAACACATGAGATAATAATTGATCAATCAATCGTAATTCAAGCAAAAAAATCAATACACAAATTACTCAATTTTACTTTATAA
- the map gene encoding type I methionyl aminopeptidase, with product MSIAIKSKDEIGKMRMAGRLAANVIDMISPYVKAGISTNELDKICHNYIVNRQGAIAAPLNYHGFPKSICTSINHVVCHGIPGNRKLRIGDIINIDITIIKNGFHGDTSKMFIIGKSSIKAQRICKIAQECLYIGIKQVKPGVHLGEIGKTIGAYASKNNCAVVRDYCGHGIGTEFHAEPQVIHYDDGRLNISPILEAGMTFTIEPMINLGGFEVITSKIDNWTVTTKDHTLSAQWEHTILVTKNGCEILTLRDEEPV from the coding sequence ATGTCAATAGCAATCAAATCAAAAGACGAAATAGGAAAAATGCGTATGGCTGGACGTTTAGCAGCTAATGTTATTGATATGATATCACCCTATGTTAAGGCTGGTATTAGCACAAATGAATTAGACAAAATTTGTCACAATTACATTGTTAATCGACAAGGAGCTATTGCTGCCCCACTTAATTATCACGGCTTTCCAAAATCTATTTGTACTAGTATCAACCATGTAGTTTGCCACGGCATTCCTGGAAATAGAAAACTTAGAATAGGTGATATTATTAATATTGATATTACTATTATTAAAAATGGTTTTCATGGTGATACATCAAAAATGTTCATCATTGGTAAATCTAGTATCAAAGCACAACGCATTTGCAAAATTGCACAAGAATGTTTATATATCGGCATTAAACAGGTAAAACCTGGAGTTCATTTAGGTGAAATTGGCAAAACAATTGGCGCTTATGCAAGCAAAAATAATTGCGCTGTAGTGCGTGATTATTGTGGACATGGTATTGGAACTGAGTTCCATGCTGAGCCTCAAGTAATTCATTATGATGATGGAAGATTAAATATCAGCCCAATCCTTGAAGCAGGTATGACATTTACAATTGAACCTATGATTAATTTAGGTGGATTCGAAGTCATCACCTCAAAAATAGATAACTGGACAGTAACCACAAAGGATCACACACTTTCTGCGCAATGGGAACATACTATTTTAGTTACAAAAAATGGATGCGAAATTTTAACACTCAGAGATGAAGAGCCAGTATAA
- the aspS gene encoding aspartate--tRNA ligase produces MRTHYCGKINLFDAGQIVEICGWVNRKRNHGGVIFLDIRDIRGIVQVVINPDNKDFYLAETIRNEFVLKISGLVIARGKGLNNPKLVSGEIEIKAQNIEILNTSKPTPFQINAINTSEEIRLRYRYLDLRNDAMQKRLQLRSRVTHYIRKFMDKHDFLDIETPFLTKATPEGARDYLVPSRTHPGKFFALPQSPQLFKQLLMISGFERYYQIIKCFRDEDLRSDRQPEFTQLDIETSFMNENEIMKMMERMTRYLFKSVINVDLGNKFPTITYEDAMEKYGLDCPDMRIPIQIISIDKLMKNVDFKIFSEPANNSSSRVAALKISGGASISRKNIDKYTKYVGIYGAKGLAYIKLNKNGPTSPILKFLNDEITNKIIEITSAKTGDIIFFGADKTKIVNESLGNLREKIAKDLNLFDTKWAPIWVVDFPMFKINDNGSLNATHHPFTAPTVDKETLKQTTKTAFSRAYDLVINGSEVGGGSIRIHQVEMQKTVLKLLGISNQKAQDKFGFLLDALEYGCPPHGGMAFGLDRLIMVMTGTDLIRDVIAFPKTQTATCLLTDAPANVPKKLLRELNVKIRLPEKD; encoded by the coding sequence ATAAGAACACATTATTGTGGTAAAATAAATTTGTTTGATGCGGGACAAATAGTAGAAATTTGTGGATGGGTCAATCGAAAACGTAACCATGGCGGTGTTATCTTTTTAGACATACGAGACATACGAGGTATTGTCCAAGTAGTTATCAATCCTGATAATAAAGATTTTTATTTAGCTGAAACTATTCGTAATGAATTCGTATTAAAAATTTCAGGTCTAGTTATTGCTAGAGGCAAAGGTTTAAATAATCCTAAACTGGTCAGTGGTGAAATTGAGATTAAAGCACAAAATATTGAAATTCTTAATACTTCTAAACCAACACCATTCCAAATTAATGCAATCAACACCTCGGAAGAAATACGACTAAGATATAGATATTTAGACTTACGTAATGATGCTATGCAAAAACGCTTGCAATTACGTTCTCGTGTTACTCATTACATTCGTAAATTTATGGATAAACATGATTTTTTAGACATTGAGACTCCTTTCTTAACTAAAGCCACTCCAGAAGGTGCGCGTGATTATTTAGTACCTTCACGCACTCATCCAGGCAAATTCTTTGCTTTACCACAATCACCACAATTATTTAAACAACTCTTAATGATTTCAGGATTTGAACGTTATTATCAGATTATTAAATGTTTTAGAGATGAAGATTTACGTTCTGATCGCCAGCCTGAATTCACTCAATTAGATATTGAAACATCATTTATGAATGAAAATGAAATCATGAAAATGATGGAAAGGATGACTAGATACTTATTTAAATCAGTTATTAATGTCGACTTAGGCAATAAATTCCCTACCATTACCTATGAAGATGCCATGGAAAAATACGGACTCGACTGCCCAGATATGCGCATCCCAATACAAATAATAAGTATAGATAAATTAATGAAAAATGTTGATTTTAAAATATTTTCAGAACCCGCTAATAATAGTAGTTCTCGCGTTGCTGCTTTAAAAATATCAGGTGGTGCTAGTATTAGCCGTAAAAATATTGATAAATATACTAAATACGTTGGTATTTATGGGGCAAAAGGCTTAGCTTATATCAAACTTAATAAGAATGGTCCAACTTCTCCCATTTTAAAATTCTTAAACGATGAAATTACTAATAAAATCATAGAAATAACAAGTGCAAAGACAGGAGATATTATTTTCTTTGGTGCTGATAAAACCAAAATTGTTAATGAATCTTTGGGCAATTTACGTGAGAAAATTGCTAAAGATTTAAATTTATTTGATACAAAATGGGCGCCTATTTGGGTAGTTGATTTTCCAATGTTTAAAATAAATGATAATGGTTCATTAAATGCTACTCATCATCCATTTACAGCACCTACAGTTGACAAAGAAACATTAAAACAAACTACTAAAACTGCCTTTTCTCGTGCGTATGATTTAGTTATTAATGGCTCCGAAGTGGGCGGTGGCTCTATTCGTATTCACCAAGTTGAAATGCAAAAAACAGTGTTAAAATTATTAGGCATTTCCAATCAAAAAGCACAAGATAAATTTGGATTTTTACTAGATGCACTGGAATATGGTTGTCCACCTCATGGCGGTATGGCATTTGGCCTTGACCGCTTAATAATGGTTATGACAGGTACAGATCTCATTCGTGATGTAATTGCTTTTCCTAAGACTCAAACTGCCACATGTTTACTAACCGATGCACCTGCAAACGTACCAAAAAAATTATTACGCGAATTAAATGTTAAGATTAGATTACCAGAAAAAGACTAA
- a CDS encoding LemA family protein, which yields MEFLIQNWLLITIIIVLLIWLASIYNNLVSYKTQYQNGFEQISVQLKRRLDLIGNLVDIAKKYMEHERETLTTVTKARTELIQTNKVAQKNPDKKNAMTNLASSQIALESAMNGFNLKMEAYPDLKANSNMIQLSEEMIATENRIASARQGYNDLVQKFNEYKKSFPNILFTSIFKFSVDAQNLEFNESIEQLKQAPKDLFS from the coding sequence ATGGAATTTTTAATACAAAACTGGTTACTGATCACAATTATTATTGTTTTACTTATTTGGCTTGCTAGTATTTATAACAACTTGGTTTCTTATAAAACTCAGTATCAGAATGGTTTTGAGCAAATTTCAGTACAACTTAAACGACGCTTAGACTTAATTGGTAATTTAGTTGATATTGCCAAAAAATACATGGAGCATGAAAGAGAAACGTTGACTACTGTTACTAAAGCTAGAACAGAATTAATACAAACCAACAAGGTAGCACAAAAAAATCCAGATAAAAAAAATGCCATGACAAATTTGGCAAGCTCTCAAATAGCTTTGGAAAGTGCAATGAATGGTTTTAACTTAAAAATGGAAGCGTATCCTGATTTAAAAGCAAACAGTAATATGATACAACTAAGCGAGGAAATGATCGCAACAGAAAATCGCATTGCTAGTGCTAGACAAGGGTATAACGACTTGGTTCAAAAGTTTAATGAGTATAAAAAATCATTTCCAAATATATTATTTACCAGTATATTTAAATTTAGTGTAGATGCACAAAACTTAGAATTCAACGAAAGCATAGAACAATTAAAGCAAGCACCTAAAGACTTATTTTCTTAA
- a CDS encoding YebC/PmpR family DNA-binding transcriptional regulator — protein MAGHSKWHNIQHRKGIQDVKRGKIFGKFIKEIIIATKTGGSMIENNPSLKIIIDRALAANMKRDTIENAVKRGSVDLVDNKNYDEVRYEGYGLAGTAIIVDTLTNNRNRTVADVRHAFSKYGSNLSIEGSVSYLFTKQGFINFETGDEEQIMEVALDAGAKDIITNDNGSIYVITTTKDFFTIRNTLITARLEPSHSEVIMKPINYIKLNLHDAEKFIKLIDSLEDLDDTREVYHNADISDEIVSQF, from the coding sequence ATGGCAGGACATAGTAAATGGCATAATATTCAACACAGAAAAGGGATACAAGATGTTAAACGTGGCAAAATATTCGGCAAATTCATTAAAGAAATTATCATAGCTACTAAAACAGGTGGGAGTATGATTGAAAATAATCCTTCCCTTAAAATAATAATTGATAGAGCTTTAGCAGCCAATATGAAACGCGATACAATCGAAAATGCAGTTAAACGCGGTAGTGTCGATTTAGTAGATAATAAGAACTATGATGAAGTGCGTTACGAAGGTTATGGTTTAGCTGGTACTGCCATTATAGTTGATACACTAACAAATAATCGCAATCGAACAGTTGCCGATGTACGTCATGCTTTCTCAAAATACGGGAGTAATTTAAGCATAGAAGGTTCAGTCTCTTATCTATTTACTAAACAAGGATTTATCAATTTTGAGACAGGCGATGAAGAACAAATTATGGAAGTAGCACTTGATGCAGGTGCAAAAGATATTATCACCAATGATAATGGTTCTATTTATGTCATCACTACAACTAAAGATTTTTTCACCATTAGAAATACACTTATCACAGCAAGGTTAGAACCAAGTCACTCTGAGGTAATAATGAAACCTATCAACTATATTAAACTTAATCTGCATGATGCAGAAAAATTCATAAAACTAATTGATAGTCTAGAAGATTTAGACGACACTCGAGAGGTGTATCACAACGCGGATATTTCTGATGAAATAGTATCACAATTCTAA
- the purL gene encoding phosphoribosylformylglycinamidine synthase, which translates to MIKTIQHIQALSAFKKDILNKKIALLGVNLIGIEYIHFADCENTLSNSELLILEQLLSYEAHIKINNSVQIIIIPRFGTISPWSSKVSNILHLCGLEKIRRIERGIIYHFDKISDNRAAILTMIMDKMTESELGSINNMYLIFNKLKAKSLSSIDILNGGKSALERSNIELNLSLSDSEISYLNENFTHLKRNPNDIELMMFTQINSEHCRHKIFNANWIINDIAQEKSLFSMIRNTYHQNPKGLLSVYSDNSAVMAGYQGERFYANENNEYVSTQEHRAILMKVETHNHPTAIAPHQGAATGSGGEIRDEGSTGKGSKPKVGLCGFSVSNLKIKNAKQPWEIEYGKPNQIQSALDIILEAPIGVASFNNEFGRPNILGYFRTFEQQMPNGDIRGYHKPIMLAGGLGHIQRRHIKKGTIPVGSKIIVLGGPSMLIGLGGSVAASIKSDKQNEDLNFASVQRANPEMQRRAQEVIDKCTNLAENNPIISIHDIGAGGLSNGLPELINNSSRGGKFQLRAIPNDDNQMSPLEIWCNESQERYVLAISEKNLNVFTDICKRERSPFAVLGETTKEQVLILNDKLFNNIPINIPMTVLLGNPPKISINAKSSTDILNILDTSNIKLDDAITRIIQLPSVASKNFLITIGDRSVTGMIARDQFIGPWQVPVADCAISIADYVGFKGEIMSLGERAPLALCDARCAARMTIGEALTNMLGGYVEDIHHINLSANWMSASGHENEDVKLFEAVKAISMDLCPKLGLTIPVGKDSMNMKSTWKDNDINKSVTAPLSLIITAFSKTSDVRLQLTPLLETTQKSELLLIDLGFGQNRMGGSCIAQVYNQIGNIAPNLDKETTFKKFFTVINQFNKSGLISAYHDRSDGGVIVTLLEIAFASHCGLDITFNGQIEELFNEELGCVIQVKNDNKQTVMKALDKIGLSNFTRTIALINNTDMIQISSNDNLIYNKPRAELQKLWSSTSYKIAKLRDNPNCAKEEFSNISECTSGIKIDLNFNINKSISAPYIKIPTKPKIAILREQGIHGQIEMGVAFTKAQFSAIDVHMSDILSGKVSLVDFKGLVACGGFSYGDVLGAGRGWASSILYNERAKNEFEVFFNRNDSFALGVCNGCQMMSNLTQIIPDSKHFPTFKRNASEQFEARFSSVKIKPSNSIFFKEMEGSIIPISIAHGEGRASFALQMNKNYSIMQYVDHDGKPTQNYPHNPNGSDFATAGVTNKSGQVTIMMPHPERVIRSVQNSYYPKYWRERGPWIRMFENARAWVD; encoded by the coding sequence ATGATTAAAACCATTCAACACATTCAAGCTCTAAGCGCTTTCAAAAAAGACATTCTTAATAAGAAAATAGCTTTACTTGGGGTAAATCTAATTGGTATAGAATATATACATTTTGCTGATTGTGAAAATACACTTAGCAATAGTGAGCTACTTATACTTGAACAATTATTAAGTTATGAAGCACATATTAAAATAAATAACAGTGTACAAATTATTATCATACCACGTTTTGGAACAATCTCACCTTGGTCTTCAAAAGTAAGTAATATTTTACACTTATGTGGACTTGAAAAAATACGTCGCATTGAGCGTGGGATAATTTATCATTTTGATAAGATATCAGATAATAGAGCTGCTATTCTAACAATGATTATGGATAAGATGACAGAATCAGAACTTGGCTCAATTAATAATATGTATTTAATTTTTAATAAACTTAAAGCAAAATCACTATCTAGTATTGATATACTAAATGGAGGAAAGTCTGCATTAGAGCGTAGCAATATTGAGTTAAACTTGTCTTTATCTGATAGTGAAATTAGCTATCTGAATGAGAATTTCACACACCTTAAACGAAATCCAAATGATATTGAACTAATGATGTTCACACAAATAAATTCAGAACATTGCCGACATAAAATATTTAATGCTAATTGGATAATTAATGATATAGCTCAAGAAAAAAGTTTATTTTCTATGATTCGAAACACTTATCATCAAAACCCAAAAGGTTTATTAAGTGTTTATTCAGACAATTCAGCAGTGATGGCAGGTTATCAAGGTGAGCGTTTTTACGCAAATGAAAATAATGAATATGTAAGCACTCAAGAACACCGTGCAATTTTAATGAAAGTTGAAACGCATAATCACCCTACTGCTATTGCTCCGCATCAAGGCGCTGCAACAGGCTCTGGTGGTGAAATTCGTGACGAGGGTTCAACAGGTAAGGGTTCAAAACCTAAAGTCGGTTTATGTGGTTTTAGTGTATCTAATCTTAAAATTAAAAATGCTAAGCAGCCATGGGAAATTGAATATGGAAAGCCAAATCAAATTCAATCAGCCCTTGATATTATTCTAGAGGCTCCTATTGGAGTAGCAAGTTTTAATAATGAGTTTGGTAGACCAAATATATTAGGATATTTTAGAACTTTTGAACAACAAATGCCTAATGGAGATATAAGAGGTTACCATAAGCCTATTATGCTTGCTGGTGGATTGGGACATATTCAACGAAGACATATTAAAAAAGGTACTATTCCAGTTGGAAGTAAAATTATTGTTTTAGGCGGACCTTCAATGTTGATTGGTTTAGGAGGTAGCGTAGCAGCAAGTATTAAAAGTGACAAACAAAATGAAGACCTAAACTTTGCCTCAGTACAACGTGCCAATCCTGAAATGCAAAGACGTGCCCAAGAAGTTATTGATAAATGTACCAATCTAGCAGAAAACAACCCAATTATTTCTATTCATGATATTGGTGCAGGAGGATTATCAAATGGATTACCTGAACTAATCAATAATTCTAGCAGAGGCGGAAAATTTCAATTACGTGCCATTCCAAATGATGATAACCAAATGTCACCACTTGAAATTTGGTGCAACGAATCACAAGAGCGCTACGTACTTGCTATTAGTGAAAAAAACTTAAACGTATTTACAGATATTTGCAAACGTGAGCGCTCGCCATTTGCTGTACTTGGCGAAACAACTAAGGAACAAGTATTAATTCTAAATGATAAATTATTTAATAATATTCCTATTAATATCCCAATGACTGTTTTATTAGGCAACCCGCCTAAAATTAGTATTAATGCCAAGTCATCTACTGATATACTCAATATTTTAGATACTAGCAATATTAAACTAGATGATGCAATCACTAGAATTATACAACTGCCAAGCGTCGCGAGTAAAAATTTCTTAATCACAATTGGCGATAGAAGCGTTACTGGTATGATTGCTCGTGATCAATTTATTGGCCCGTGGCAAGTTCCAGTTGCTGATTGTGCAATTTCAATTGCAGACTACGTTGGTTTTAAGGGCGAAATTATGTCACTTGGAGAACGTGCACCTTTGGCACTTTGTGACGCACGCTGTGCAGCTAGAATGACAATTGGAGAAGCTCTCACTAATATGCTTGGTGGATATGTTGAAGATATTCATCATATCAACCTTAGTGCAAATTGGATGAGTGCAAGCGGGCATGAAAATGAAGATGTTAAGCTTTTTGAAGCAGTGAAAGCTATAAGCATGGACTTATGTCCTAAATTAGGCTTAACTATACCAGTTGGAAAAGATTCAATGAACATGAAAAGCACATGGAAAGATAATGATATAAACAAATCAGTCACTGCACCACTCTCTCTTATCATTACCGCCTTTTCTAAAACATCCGATGTAAGGTTGCAACTCACACCACTACTTGAAACCACACAAAAAAGTGAATTATTGCTTATTGACTTAGGCTTTGGTCAAAATAGAATGGGCGGGTCATGTATCGCACAAGTTTATAATCAAATAGGAAATATTGCACCTAATCTCGACAAAGAAACTACATTTAAAAAATTCTTCACTGTCATTAACCAATTTAATAAGAGCGGGCTGATTAGTGCCTATCATGATCGTAGTGATGGTGGTGTAATTGTAACTTTATTAGAGATAGCATTTGCCTCACATTGTGGTCTAGATATAACTTTTAATGGTCAAATTGAAGAGTTATTTAATGAAGAGTTAGGTTGTGTCATTCAAGTTAAAAATGATAACAAACAAACAGTGATGAAGGCTCTTGATAAGATAGGACTCTCTAATTTCACACGTACTATTGCTTTAATTAATAATACTGACATGATTCAAATTAGTTCAAATGATAATTTAATTTACAACAAACCAAGAGCTGAATTACAAAAACTTTGGTCATCAACTTCTTATAAAATTGCTAAATTAAGAGACAATCCAAATTGTGCTAAAGAAGAGTTTAGCAATATTAGTGAGTGCACATCAGGAATTAAAATTGATTTAAATTTTAATATTAACAAATCCATATCAGCACCTTATATCAAAATACCAACAAAGCCAAAAATTGCCATCTTGAGAGAACAAGGCATTCATGGTCAAATTGAAATGGGTGTAGCATTTACCAAAGCACAATTCAGTGCGATTGATGTACACATGAGTGACATTTTATCTGGAAAAGTATCCCTAGTTGATTTTAAAGGCTTAGTAGCTTGTGGTGGTTTTTCCTATGGCGATGTGCTTGGCGCAGGGCGCGGTTGGGCAAGTTCTATTCTATATAATGAACGTGCTAAAAACGAATTTGAAGTTTTTTTTAATCGAAATGATAGTTTTGCACTTGGTGTTTGTAATGGCTGTCAAATGATGTCTAATTTAACACAAATTATCCCTGATAGTAAGCATTTCCCAACTTTTAAACGTAACGCTTCTGAACAATTTGAAGCACGTTTTTCCTCGGTTAAAATCAAACCATCAAACTCAATTTTCTTCAAAGAAATGGAAGGATCAATTATACCAATTAGTATTGCTCATGGCGAAGGTCGTGCAAGCTTTGCACTTCAAATGAATAAAAACTATTCAATTATGCAATATGTTGACCATGATGGAAAGCCAACACAAAATTATCCGCATAATCCAAACGGTTCAGATTTTGCTACAGCAGGCGTTACAAATAAATCTGGGCAAGTCACTATTATGATGCCACACCCAGAGCGTGTTATTAGAAGCGTACAAAACTCTTATTATCCAAAATATTGGCGTGAACGTGGCCCATGGATAAGAATGTTTGAAAACGCTAGAGCTTGGGTTGATTAA
- a CDS encoding M48 family metalloprotease gives MDFRKHQDKAKKNTLIIWSLYLVLLLISSILISYTLFVGLNLAQFYQPEYQQYSLSEKFIAANQIVFQNQEQLLNFLGFLIMVLLAMISATVFGFFQKSNGHKVALAFDGKLISDKDNELSIGEKQALNIVTEQALAANIPTPALYIIPDNAINAFAAGKTTQEAIIAITQGSMKSFNRTQLSGIIAHEIGHIVNHDIKLNIQISAFVFSFTVLLFFSRVIFYQAAYSRRMDGRAKLLLLAIAAIIALIGMMTVWFGRLLQAAMSRQREYLADASAIQFTRYPSGLIEAFKIIKGDAITTLKNPNAKEYAHAMLFSMGNKLFATHPPLKKRIKRIQNKASCQ, from the coding sequence ATGGATTTTAGGAAACATCAAGACAAAGCTAAAAAAAACACTCTAATCATTTGGTCTTTATACCTTGTTTTATTACTAATTTCATCTATATTAATATCTTATACTTTGTTTGTTGGACTAAATTTAGCACAGTTTTATCAACCTGAATATCAACAATACAGTCTTAGTGAAAAGTTCATTGCTGCTAATCAAATCGTCTTTCAAAATCAAGAACAATTACTCAATTTTTTAGGATTTTTAATAATGGTATTATTAGCAATGATAAGTGCTACAGTATTTGGTTTTTTTCAAAAATCAAATGGACATAAAGTCGCACTTGCTTTTGATGGTAAATTAATTAGTGATAAAGACAACGAGCTATCAATTGGAGAAAAACAAGCGCTTAATATCGTTACTGAACAAGCCTTAGCAGCTAACATTCCTACTCCTGCCTTATACATAATTCCAGATAATGCTATTAACGCCTTTGCTGCAGGAAAAACTACTCAAGAAGCAATTATTGCCATTACCCAAGGTTCAATGAAAAGTTTTAATCGTACTCAATTATCTGGTATAATTGCTCATGAAATCGGACATATTGTTAACCATGATATTAAGCTTAATATCCAAATTAGTGCGTTTGTGTTTAGTTTTACTGTGCTACTCTTCTTCTCTAGAGTGATATTTTACCAAGCCGCTTATAGTCGTCGTATGGATGGTCGCGCAAAATTATTATTACTGGCAATCGCTGCTATTATTGCTTTAATTGGAATGATGACAGTTTGGTTTGGTCGTCTCTTGCAAGCAGCAATGTCACGCCAACGCGAATACTTAGCAGATGCCTCTGCTATCCAATTTACTCGCTACCCTAGCGGGTTGATAGAGGCATTTAAAATCATAAAAGGTGATGCTATAACTACACTTAAAAATCCTAATGCCAAAGAATATGCCCATGCCATGCTATTTAGCATGGGTAATAAATTATTCGCCACACATCCACCACTAAAAAAACGTATTAAAAGAATTCAAAATAAAGCCTCATGTCAATAG